The genomic interval CTCCAGCAAGTAGCACTGGAAGAGCTTGAATCAACAACTCTTAAATCCCTACGACTGCGGCTCTTGGAGATCGTACCTGGTTTGTCTGATCGTGGGATTAGTTCTACTAGTGTTTCCCGGCTTCTGCTTCCTCTTTCTACATCAACCATCAGATCTTGTCTTCGTAATGATTCAGCGTGGATCGCTGTAACAGAAGTACTCGATATTTACCAAGATGTGGACAGTGTTGGATCTGAGATCTTTGACATGACTTCATGAATCTTATTTTCATTAGACTTGATAAGAGAAACTTTGTATCTCATCATGAACGTGTATGGATATTCTGAACAGAACTGAATACTTATGGTATTGGTCTCCAACATTTATTCATGTGACATGGACTCATTTTGAATGTGATTATCTCTCTCATTTACTTGTACATTCAAATGTTAACCTGAGAACATTTCAAGTATTAATATCATACCCCATGATCTTAAAATGACATAGCATGCAATAAGAAATTATCGATAGTTTGTAACCATTTAAATAGTgaggtcattttttttctctatcttttGACATGTACTTGTTTTTATTGTGACTATTTTTGTGCCTTTTTACTCGCTTGACATGCACACCTTTCAACTTACCAATGTGCTTTTTTTCTTGAAACTGTGAAAATGCCAATCTGTAAAGATGTCTTGTAGGAGTAACTTGTTCTTCCTAGAATTCTGAAAACCACTGCCAAGTAATGTTTAGAAAGCTTGTAtatgtttgaaaatgttttCCTATGAAACATTACAATTTGGATGATAAGATGTCATATGTTCAAGATTGTTTGTTCTCCCAATCCATAATAACTTACAAATGCAAGGAAAAATGCTCACATGATCTTTGATACCATTTTATCCTGTCTTGCCAACAGCTTATCAATCATGAGGATATCTAGAAATATACTTttttgccctttattttgcctacttttatactttgatatttttacaagaaaactgttgatattattaagattattttcttgtttattttattactgTTATTTGTATAGTATGAAAATGTAATCAGTACTGCCGACATGTTCAAGGAGGTTTTGTATAATACAAGTTTATCTTAAAcagaatttatattttcaatggCTCTTTTTGTGCGGTGCAAAGTGGATGATTGATTTAATAAGTGCAATCATAGAATAAACGgagagtgatttttttaaagtgattaattgaaagaatagtgtgaaagaaatgaaatttgataGATTGATTGACTAAGtagcaaaaatgaaaagaaaatgccaATTGGATGGATGATGgataaatatgtattttaaaaagtagaaaatatgattgattgaatgagaCTTGAATTCAAAGAAAGTTACGGTTGCTTGACTGAAAAggagataaaagaaaaaaaatataaactgaCTGAATGAAGAAACATGAGGGAATGTTAAAACGTGATTGATTAATAAAGGAAAAGAATGTTACGATCAATTGAGTGAGGAGTGAAAAATGTTGGTTCCTTGAATGAAGAGTGAAATTGAAAAGAGACTTATAACTGATTAAATGAAGAGATAAAATGTAATTgattaaagtatgaaaatgaaaaaagaagaactATAACCaattgaaagaaggaaggacATGTTAAACATGAAGAATGAGTTTGGAAAATTTCATAATtgaatgaagaaatgaaaatgttatGTTTGATTGAATGGAGAAATGAAAATGTTATGCTTGATtgaatgaagaaatgaaaatgttatGTTTGATTGAATGGagaaaggaaattaaaatgttatgattgattgaatgactGGATATGACAATGTTATGATTGATGGAATgacgaaagaaataaaaaaatcatttgaatgaACAAAGGTTATGCCTGAAATTTGAAtgactaaaaagaaaaatgttatgaatgAGGAGAGTTATATGTTACAAATGTACAACAGATTGAATGAGAAATCCATCACACTTATTTGAATAAATCACTAGTAGTATCAACCAGAAtaagatgatttttgttcaaATACCAGCTGATCAAGTTTTTTTCTTCGCTTTTTAGCTCACACATTATTTCAAATGCACACAGAATGCAGTTTGAAGTTTCAGAATTCCCCTTGAATATCCCAGAACGTAGcacaaatttaaaattcaactcCTTTGCAGCTCATTTAATCTCTCGTGTGATTAGCAAGTGATGAGTCGCCTGGTCAATTTACCGTATTTGAAATCCAGTTGAGTGAAATCCCCCTacaaattttcttgatttttttttcattcctgcTGATTCTCCCGATTCCTATTGATTCCAGTTTGTAAGTGTAATGGGCCTTACTCCTATTTTTTAAAGCTGAAGATCAAAGGCTTTTATTCAGTCAAATGCAGAGAAGAAAATTTGTGTTCTAATATTCCAATGGAAGCGAAGGGGAAAATAACTAATAGTCTAATACAATAAGAACAAAGAGACTATTTTCAGAGATTACTttgaaatttattcaattttcactAAAAATTGCGTCAAAGATTTCGCACTTGATTTTATAACGATTTAAGTTCACTTACAATATGGTCATCAAAATTGTTAAgaaactttcttttgaaaaaaaatgatgtgtatTAATCAATGACGTGGCATAATAGAGTAAAGAAGAAATCAAAGAAGAAAATttccaaaaagaaaagaatggatAAAGAGGAAGTAGCACagaaaaaaattacagtaaattgtgatgaaaataatgaaatctaGAAATAAACTAAATGGTTGTCAATAACTAGCTCAGACTGAGTAGATGAAAGGAAAACTGataaataccaaaaaaacaCAAGAGCAATTGATAGAATGTATCACATTGTCAGTTTATTCTTTGAGcctgttataaaaaaaaaagagagccgacgaagattctgctaggatagaaagcttaggccccttttgactctaatttactccattggctctcttttattagataagcagttttcagcagctttttctgccatgaaaaaaaaaaaaaaattgttcaatttggcaaacaaagaaaataaaatttgaatttattgacTGTATGGGGGATTtaggtgggttttttttttttttgggggggggatgagcAATGGAAAGACTAATTGGAATtaccagaaaaaatgaaatcacacCAAACAATCTGTCAGTTCTGTTTCGAATGTTAAGTGGTGAAAATAAACTAAAATGAAATGTTGATTAAACAAAGCAAAACATGCACTGGAGATAAAAATTCATCTCATTCACAATCaaacaataatgaaatatgaacaaaaataatgattttaaaagaGTATAACTTCAATGTTCTTCCTTAATATTGAGGTGCACATGTTTGCATTTAAGCTTCCATTTTCATATTGCTTGTTAGTTTGctctcattttcaaatgtaggtTGGGTCagtgcagggggggggggggatttttaagtagtgaaaaaaaaggggaagaaataaGAGTATAAAGAAGAACATTCGAGTCAATTCTATAATACCTCTGTTATTCTATCGAGAAATTGATGTCACCTTTGAGTAGTCTTGCTCCCCCCCTTATAAAAAAACCATGGCACCATCCTTGGTTGCTAAGTATTTTTATTAACCAATTACATTTTAGATTCCTGTTGTCAATTGTGTAGACAGAACACAATGCGCTTAGAACAGTATTATGAAGCATCAAACAAATATTATGATTGTTGGTATTATTGATACTGTCAATAATTTCAGGATCTCTGTTGAATGGCAAACAAAACCAAAATTCTTTATAGAAGAGACATGCTTTGCCAAATCTTGTGTCAAAAAGTTTTACTTTTACTTAAAGAATAATGGACTTAGAGAAGGTCAACTAGTTCAAACATTTCTGTATTTCTTActttgtaatgcgccaaataaataaatggacaaTAGCAAGTAGAGTTAGTCTGTTAACCTTGTTGCACAATGAAATACAGCAGCAGCAAATGAtaagaattgaaattaaaaaaataagaaaaaaacaaatatgaaaattataaataacaaatgAGTTATAGTAGGGCAAGCAAAGTCAAGCAAACTCCAATAAATAAGAAGAGCCAAGATGTTAACATCCTGTGTCTCCAAACATTCGAAGATGAAAACAAAAGCAAAttgaaacaaatcaaataaagatGAGTTGAAGAATCGCATGCAAGATAATATAAATCCCCTCAAAAGAGCCAGGGTATAACATCTCAAAACATTCCATTGTCACAAACAGTGGTCAGTCTACCACTTTGACTTGCTGTGAAATTAATTTGACATCTTCAGTTCTCATGATTATAATACAACCAGAATGCTCAAAGATGTATGAAATGGTGATGTACTGATTAAATTGAATTCATGACTGAAGAACGGGCATTTAAAGAAACTTACAATCCACTGcaactttcaaattcaaatttgggTCTTAAAATCAACCGAAAGTCTTGCAATTGAATTGTTTGCAACTGACTACTGATCTGTTTTGTTTGCAGAAGTATAAATCGTTTCCTTATAGTTCAAATTGAGCTATcaatatttgcatttgattataAATTTCTTTCACAGCACTTTCTCGAATGTTatgaagaaacaaaatgaaattgaacatTACCATGTGCGTGAGCTATCTGCCAGTGACCTATATTGACCTCTCTATTGTCAGCCATTGCCAAAGGAAATGATGCAATATCTCCTGCTGCATAGATATTAGTCTTGTTGGTCTTCATGTACTGTATCAGATTAAATATACAGAGAAAATTGAATCATACTAAGCAGAGGAATAAACCCAAACATTTCTTGAAATAACTCATAATAACTCAATTAAAAAGCcaaagaaatgtatttttatagaaTTTAGATGCATACATATGGGATTTCCTTGAATTTTGACCAATGACCTATGACAGTTTTGAAAAACAGAACCCTTGACCTGTAACACCATTTTTTCGTTCAATCACACAATGATATTTCAAATCAAGTTCATTGATCTATGTTCAACAAGCTTATTATTAACTAATCAGATTTGATATTTGAGAGCAAAGTTGGCTTAGTCGGTAAAGTGTCTGCCTGttgaaccaaagatcgtgggttcgagtccaccgaggcggatgactgaagccagtgcgttgtgtggaaaacactccatcccacggataggacgttaaatggacgccccatgtagaggagagtcaccacctttgcacgttaagaacctaCTGCACAATTCAAATAAGAGTAGTGGGAAAccctggtgtagtggtccacctgcattcccccaaccagttataTAGGGaggagacctgcgggtcacagttctgtcaGCGCAACCTTCTAGGCGACCCTGATTGGCTGGCTGCTAAAaaaatgcgcctttgaatgtctttgacagatatatggcgctatacaaatgctgtgcattatcatcatatttgctCTTGATTGCAGATCGGATTGTTGTGGGGCCCTCATTGATACTTGAAGCTGATCCTTGGCTAATGCGCTTCTTGCTGTGGTTGACAAGTTTATCCGTCTTGTTTAACATTTCTGGACTTTCTAGTGCTTTGTAACCTCCCCCCACCCTACTACACCATTTAGCTTAGAACCTGAACAATACCTACCTTGTCTACACACACTGCCCCTTGAtctgtcatctttaatttgctATCACTGAGGAAATCTGTTGCTGGGGTAACGCCTACTCCTAAGACACAGATATCTGCAGCTATCGTCTGGCCGTCCTTGAGGATGACCTTCTTCAGTTTGCCCCCTTCACCTTTGAACTCTGACACACCGTTTTCCATTACAAATCGGACCCCTTTTGATTCAGcaagctggaaaaaaatgaaaaaatttacATGATAGAACACTATGCTAAGAGGACATAAAACAAGCAAGGAGAAGAGGGTACGCTTCAAGGGCGTAGATTTGATAAGGAAACCTGTTGtttggaggggagggggaggggggtagacAGAATAATGTATCAATACCCATTGTTGGAATCGAGCTAAGTGAAGGAATGGGTAAAGGGTGACAGCAGAGTGAAGTGAATCTGACCACCCTGGTCCATTGGAGATCAAGTCAGATGTAAGACTTTGAACCACTGACTCATTGATATATTGTACTACTAGTATATTGTACAAGATTCTcttcatataaaatatgaaatgttgaaACAAACACATGAGAACACAAAATCATCAACTATCATCAATGATGTCGACAAGGCAAAGAAAACATCATACCACACTATATAGCACAGGATTCTTAGTGGCTGATATGATAAGAAAGGCTATATGCACTCTGGAGCGGGGATGGTTATCTTGAGGGATATACTGGTAATTCATTACTCAATTCACTTGAAAGATAAAACTACAATGACACATACCTTCTGCAATGCCTTGCCTACTTTCTCCCCTAATGAAGCCTTGTATGGTGCGGATCCTCTACCTATGACTGTAATACTAGCTGCTTTATCTGATAAATAAGCTGCTACCTCCATACCTGGTACGAATGACAGATGAAATCGGTGCTTAGTtatatatcatgaaaatcataattcCATTAAGATTTCTTAATCATCCTCTTGCTGTTGACAACAAGATTGCAAAGTTTATTATTCGTCAAAATTTGATAAGGGTTATGGAAATTCACTCCTACTGCGCtataatgagaagaaaaaaaacagggtATTTCAATCAGAACAAGAACAGGCCATTAGTTGTGTATAAAATGGCCCTCATATAAGGAAaccacaaaataaaaataatgcatgCACGAAGCTGATGGACATAACTGCTGCCTAGATTCATGAACTATGATCTTGTTTACCTATAAATGAAGTTCCAACGATGACTACATTCTTTGCCTGTCCTATCTCTGCTATAGTATTACCATCCTCAGGGCTTCTTAGCAAGCATACACCATTAAGATCATTACCCGTTATGTTGAGTGTTCTAGGTCTGCAAACAAGTACAAATGGAATCAGTATTAGTAtttggtaaacatggtaaaagcccgggggggccacttccattgacgagtggataccatgcccgaccatggggtctcgaaaagcaccctaaacacgtattctgaaaatgcaccccttaacaagtattggcgtgtgaaaccctacccttaacaagtattggaaacaaaacaatactcttgcaaagtattccctgaattgaccccctaaacaagtacagcgattttttaattatgtcacggacgtcggtcgtcagttttacctttacctacatcattgggtttagtacagccccacatCTCGtgctctaaacacgtagtgttgactattggggcaaaaagtacatcctttataaaacactttagtcttaattttttacaccctcgcaaatttgaccctaaacacgtagctttctcagcaaaatagatacccttttttcattattttagtgtttttgacacccttattacgttacgtacgtaacgtgcccaatcttgaaaaagacatcctttttacatgtttttttggtcgcgcatggtatccactcgccaatgtaagtgcccccccccccccgggggtaaAAGGCACATGTAATTATTTTAATCTTTGAGAATGACTTACTTTCCACCAGTAGCAATGAGTAGGTTATCAAATGAGATGTTCTCTCCATCAAGGAAGGTTACTGAGTTGAGGACAGTGTCTACAGATGTTGCTTCTTTCTCTGtcatcattgtgatgtcataaatgGTGAAGAAGTCTGCATTACGTAGTGTTAATGATTCTGGTTTGGAGTTCATTGCCtgtcaaataaaaacatatacagATGTTTTATTGATTGTCttattctcttatttttttgtagctaaaatatttcaacttttctttttccttttttcataaaaaagagtgaaatggaaaaaaaagttatagatTATGCTTGATGCTGATAATTACTCTTATGATAGCCAGGGGCCGCACCACAAGGGAGGGGTAATCGTCTCACCATGATTTTTTCaagaagtgaaagaaaaaaaaaagaaagataaataaaaagaaaaaagatagcGAGAAGTGGAAGAAAGAAGATTTTAAAAAGAGAGGTTTGAACTCTATAACACCCCtataaatcaattacataaaaAATGGTGTAACTGTAAGGAAGTATCTCcccatcgcccccccccccccgcgccaaTCCTGATGAtagcaaatatgaaaataaggtatattttttgaaaacttgAGGAGAAATGCTTTTTAAAGACACAATtccataaaaatacatttcataataTAAATCAAGAACAACTTTAAACAGGAATTTTTACTGCATCTTAAGGGTGATTTATTCCCAAAATGTATTTTAACAAGGCCCTCATAGGCTAAGTGGTTTCAGTAAACAATGCAATTTTAGGCCCATATTttaaaagaggtttcaattgcACCATAatacaaaaccatggactatgcagatttcTCATAAATAATTACACTTATTTCATAGAGTACAGTAAGAAAAGTTCAAATATTAATGTTTGCCTTCGGCAAATGGCGCTTGACAGAAGAGTGATTTAATTCAAGAAGAGAATGTAACCAGAAGAATGAGGTTGGCCTTTGAtagaaatattcatttttacaatagAAATGCATGGAATATTACAAAtgtcctaaaaaaaaaaactaaaatgacTGACagaattgccaatttgtctttCATTGAtcatctgataaaaaacaattagatttgtaaaatttaccatattttcctcatttttttaaaaccagcATTATCACTCAGATCTTGAATTAGTAGATAAGACTTTTCCATTGTCCATCTCAATcaaaaggaattttttttaccttgctGAGTTTGGGTCTATCATAAGGAAGATGTTTTTCTTTGGTTGCTATGATGACTTGACCTTTGAACCCTTCTTGTCGTAACGTTTCTGCACATGTGATTGATGCTGCACCTGTTCAATGAGaagatttgtaaataaaatgtaaaataaagatgATAAATGCAAGATGAAACACATTACCAACTAAGTTTAttcggtaaattgccaactcgttcactcaccacatggtctaccttcatttagtctaatgccatccCGTCTATTGAAagtttgtctaacaaccatttggtctaataaccatttggtccaatcatctcTTCGTCTAATCAACAGCTTGTCTAtatccattttgtctaatacccattttcttttcattcatttcgacCAATTAACACtattccaattagaccaaatggtttatggactaaattgctattggatcaactggttattagacaaaatggtgagtggacaaaatggcaattagaccatgtggatagtggacaaatTGATGATAGactaaatgatagtagacgagttggtaatgagatgaattggcattagaccaattggaaataaaccgtttATTCTCTACAGACCTCTCTAcagataattttatttcaatttttaaaaaaataaaacttttggtcTCCATGAGAGGATTCACtcaaattcaaaatcaaatattacGCAACAAAATGTAAACCATGATTAGATCACAATgtttatgataatgattacaAATCAGATTGAACTTACTTACTCTCATCAGAGATGGCATTGGTACAAACGAACctttatgacattaaaaaaacatagacAGGAATTCTGTCAGTCTGcaataaatcatcataaaaatgACTTTGtttaaatttctgaaaatacaTCTTCATTTATTGCCTTTAATAGTTGGTTGATTATCCAAATAAATCTTTTGACCTAACACCCTGGAAGTTGCTGGGGACTGTTCTACTTACCACCACCAATAATAAGAACAGTCTTATCATCATCTGGTGATCTTGTACACATCTTCTTTACCCTCTTATGGGAAGCTAACTCCTATAAAGATGGTAAAGGAAATGAGAGAGGGAGTCAGAAGAAGAGAGAAAGGGTGATATATATAGAGTGAGTATatagagagaagggggagggggttaaaGAGAAATatggacacacacacacacacacagacagggaaagacagacagacaaatgGAGAAGGAGAGATGGGGATGTGTAACAAAAATGTAGTGACAGATACGACAAATAAAACGTACATGACATATTGCTGTATTATGTTACATATGTTGTGTAAAATAATATTGCCTGCTAATTTCATAAAGGCCTTTCAAATTTAACTTTCCTGGTAGTATTTATGATACAAGATACTTTGGGCGACCATTTTCATGTTATGCTCCCAGCAAATATtatcccaaaaaaaatgttgaaagttattttttattgactACCGGTATACATATACCTCTCTTATCATTCCTATATCAGTGTATTCAATTCTTTGTTTATGTTCGTAATACTTCTTAACAAAGAGCAagactgaaaatgaaattttacaaatgacatgggttttacCTTTGAGTTTCCACTGACTATTACTTTATCACCATCTATCCTGACctgaaaagaaataacaaaaatggaGCTGGAATCAAATTTAAGAATGcaaaaatcaaagtaataaaataaagtagatATATCACTACATGAGATAAATACCCCTGCCCAATcatgataaatatacaatatgtCATTACTAGACAACATAGTACCCGACACATCTAAACAATGTATCCTGGATGTTTTGCATCCAAAAACCAAACTGTGTGACAAGTCTCATGAGCATTCAGCTGAAAATGAGGAAATAGTTTGATCCGTAATATTTGCAATGGACGGCAGACCATCCATAATTTTCAAGACTTTCATAAGAAAAACATAATTATCTCTTCTCCCTAAAATAGAGTGTAAAAAACTTACTTCAGATAATCAAGGAATTTCAAGATATGCAAAATAGCCAAAATAAATAGTTATGATCTTAAAGTCACTAAAGGATACAAGTAAGCCAATCTTTATGAGCAGGTGGTCTCCATGGACAGGTTCATGCAATACatgtttcaattttgaaaattattcaaTGGAATCAAACTTGTGGTTTTTACCGACAGGTGGTCCTATAGTTGGCTGACTATACTATTTTGATCTCTATCATCTGTATTGTTACACTCACCTCATATTTAGGAACACTATCAAGACCTGGGAAGTCTTCTATATCTCCTGTCTTAGTACTGAAACATGCTCCATGCCATGGACATCTTACACGACCATTACATAATGCACCTATATTGGGAATATTTACATCAAGTACATATCAATAAACACAACACTtgaagtgaaaataaaattatagcTTGATAACTAGTACAAAGGAAGGAAATATCAATTACTACAatataaggaaaagaaatggggatttttttttcagaactaATTTTTTAAGCTCACCGCCCAATATAATACATTGTATTACATTTCACATTAGACCCTGTGTAATTTAGACCATATGcaaattcttttaaaataatttccagGGCTTGTAGGGCATTTTAGGGGTGAATTTGCCCCTAGCCACCACATAATGTTTCCCTGGAAAGAAATGTGCACCACAGTGAATACATTTATGTCCTATAGCATTGAACTTGCCTAAGTTTTTAACAATGAGAACTATAAGATAATATACTATACCTACCTTTGACCAATGGTGCACCATAGTGAGTACATTTATGTCCTATAGCACTGAACTCGCCTAACTCTTTAACAAGAAGAGCTTTGCCTTTTCCTACATCCACCTCTCTCATTCTGAAAAAGAATTAGAATAAGGCATTCCTATATTCTCAACTTGGATttcacttaaggacgttccacagttaaagcgaagtccatgtcattttcaccaaattttgcagagagttactttggtatctatgcattatgaaaatgcgaaaattaatataggttcatgtgcttattttttttctacgggtcttcaaagtcgccgtatttgaatgacatgcaatcttgcgcaatcaagagaatcatgcctctcttagacctcacgaattcaccaaatgagttttaatcatctttactcagtggataccgcatcaaacttcatcaaattttcaagatatatagcaaagtgtataccaaagtaagagaaagtcttttaattggtaaaactatatcaatttggagtcagcagcgccctcatttggcaagaatggtgcaaaaactcgggaaaaaaatcttcaaagacgtgaatctactcaaaaattaaaaagtattttgtaagctgcacttttttcaaaatccatgtcattttcatcaaattcggataaattgtagaggaatgcatatcgaaggtgtagggatgttgaaaatatggggtccatgtgctcgttttttaactatgagtgtccaaagtgatgcgagttggcatgaaaatcgccgaAAATGCgtccaaaacgtgcaaaagtctaataatatagtctaaaatgcgaatggttccgtagttttgcccccaaacattcaaaatccatgtcattttcgtcATACTAtctagatttgtagaagaatatattatgaagacattaaaatatggggtccatgtgctcgtttttaaactattggtGTCCCAAGTGTtacaagttggcttgaaaatcgcgtAAAAAGCGCCAAAAACAGGCAAAAGTCtcttaatacattttaaaatgcaaatggttccatatttcgctcccaaacattcaaaatccatgtcattttcatcatactctctagatttgtagaggaatatattctaaaggcattaaaatattaaaagtatggggtccatgtgctcgtttttaaactagcAGTGTCCAAATTGtagcgagttggcttgaaaatattgaaatccacctaaaatgcgccgaaaacgtgcaaaagtctaatagaATTATATCGTCTAAAATGTGAATGGTTccttagttctgctcccaaacattcaaaatccatgtcattttcatcatactctctagatttgtaaaggaatatattttaaagaactCAGGATATTTAATcaatggggtccatgtgctcgttatcaaactatcagtgtctaaattATTGCGAGTttgcttgaaacagcccaaaatgcgccgaacaCAAGTAAAGTCTGAtaataccatccaaaatgtataaaatacaaatgttccttagtcctgctcccaaacattcaaaatccatgtcattttcatcatactctctagatttgtagaggaatatattttgaagaagtcaagacatttaaactatggggtccatgtgctcgttttcaaattatcagtgtccaaattatagcgagttggcttgaaacagtccaaaatgcgccgaaaacaagcaaaagtctgttaatactgtctaaaatgcaaatggttccgtagtcttgctcccaaacattaaaaatccatgtcattttcatcatactttgcacatagatactttagcacctgaatattcaaattatgCAAAAATTACCGTGGGTCTATGTGCtcgattttttgctatagagct from Lytechinus pictus isolate F3 Inbred chromosome 2, Lp3.0, whole genome shotgun sequence carries:
- the LOC129255036 gene encoding apoptosis-inducing factor 3-like isoform X2, producing the protein MGGCASKDGTVRQGDVKVTTGGGGGGGGGAYRTGPGPAAIKPSKVLDVESVVCKVDDMKDGEMREVDVGKGKALLVKELGEFSAIGHKCTHYGAPLVKGALCNGRVRCPWHGACFSTKTGDIEDFPGLDSVPKYEVRIDGDKVIVSGNSKELASHKRVKKMCTRSPDDDKTVLIIGGGAASITCAETLRQEGFKGQVIIATKEKHLPYDRPKLSKAMNSKPESLTLRNADFFTIYDITMMTEKEATSVDTVLNSVTFLDGENISFDNLLIATGGKPRTLNITGNDLNGVCLLRSPEDGNTIAEIGQAKNVVIVGTSFIGMEVAAYLSDKAASITVIGRGSAPYKASLGEKVGKALQKLAESKGVRFVMENGVSEFKGEGGKLKKVILKDGQTIAADICVLGVGVTPATDFLSDSKLKMTDQGAVCVDKYMKTNKTNIYAAGDIASFPLAMADNREVNIGHWQIAHAHGNVQFHFVSS
- the LOC129255036 gene encoding apoptosis-inducing factor 3-like isoform X1; the encoded protein is MGGCASKDGTVRQVHPTDSHTNHHQDSTLPSTTPLHSDPAHSPTPPGDSSHTGDVKVTTGGGGGGGGGAYRTGPGPAAIKPSKVLDVESVVCKVDDMKDGEMREVDVGKGKALLVKELGEFSAIGHKCTHYGAPLVKGALCNGRVRCPWHGACFSTKTGDIEDFPGLDSVPKYEVRIDGDKVIVSGNSKELASHKRVKKMCTRSPDDDKTVLIIGGGAASITCAETLRQEGFKGQVIIATKEKHLPYDRPKLSKAMNSKPESLTLRNADFFTIYDITMMTEKEATSVDTVLNSVTFLDGENISFDNLLIATGGKPRTLNITGNDLNGVCLLRSPEDGNTIAEIGQAKNVVIVGTSFIGMEVAAYLSDKAASITVIGRGSAPYKASLGEKVGKALQKLAESKGVRFVMENGVSEFKGEGGKLKKVILKDGQTIAADICVLGVGVTPATDFLSDSKLKMTDQGAVCVDKYMKTNKTNIYAAGDIASFPLAMADNREVNIGHWQIAHAHGNVQFHFVSS